A segment of the Nostoc sp. TCL26-01 genome:
ATGCCAAAGACGGCGGATGGTAGCAAACATCTAAGAATTGTTATCCTCGATTTCAACTGACTATTATTTATAGGACTTACGCAGTATCACCAAATTTTCTGGCTTTTTTGTCAATGGTCAATGGTCAATAGTCCAAAAAAACTTGATTTTGAACGCCAGTCCGCACAACGAGGGAGACCCCCGCAAGCGGCTGGCTCCCTTTGACTATTGACTATTGACCACCCTCATTTATGGTTTATTGGTTGAGTGCGTAAGTCCTAATTTATTCTTTCATGAGATTGTGACTTACTTCCAGAAAAAGATTTCTGTAAACAATTGTTCATTGACATGACTTGTATCGTCTTATGACCTGCCCAGTTGAGCAAACTCTTATCTAGCAACCTTTTTGGGCTTTTCTATCCATCGAACTCACGTTCAGTTTAACCTTGTTTCCTTTTTTGGGTCTTACTTGGATAATTTTGGCACTACATTTGACATTTAAAACCTTGAGATTGTCAGACAAATCAAACATGATTTGATTAAGGTAACGAGAAGTCAAATATGCTCGTTCTGGTATCAACAAGTTTAACTGAGCAAGGATTTAACATGGTTAACATTACTATTTCTGATCTGCTGCATTCTGTGGAAACAGAGTTTACCGAATTATCTGACATCGAGTCAGCAAGAATTATGGGTGGGGAATTTGATATCTATGTTGAAGGTAGTTACAATCTCACTGATGGCGGATATTTGATAGGCGGTATTAGATTTGTTTTTTAAGTCAATGAAGTGTTGAGTAAATCTAATTTGTGCTTGTTACCTTCTTTTTTATCAGACAGAAGGTATTTTTTTAACCTATAAAAAAATAAAATTAGGTATGTCCAGCATACCTAATTTTTACCATTAGTTATGTTGTCATAATTAACCGAATCTACCGCTTACATAATCTCTGGTATCTGCTTGCTGCGGATTATTGAAAATTGATTCTGTGGCATCGTATTCTACTAGATAACCGATACGACCACCTGTTTCTGTAGACCGGACGTTGAAGAAAGCTGTCATGTCAGATACCCGTGCAGCTTGCTGCATATTGTGGGTAACGATGACGATAGTGTATTGTTCTTTGAGTTCGTGGATGAGTTCTTCTACACGCAAAGTAGAGATGGGGTCTAGAGCAGAGCAAGGTTCATCCATAAGTATAATCTCAGGTTGGACAGCGATCGCTCTCGCAATACACAACCGTTGTTGTTGTCCACCAGACAAAGATGAGCCACTTTGGCGTAATTTATCTTTCACTTCATCCCACAACGCCGCTTGCCGTAAGCTGCGTTCTACTAATTCGTCCATATTACCTTGGTAGCCATTAATTTTGGCTCCATAAGTAATATTGTCATAGATTGATTTAGGGAATGGGTTTGGTCTTTGGAACACCATGCCAATTCGCCGCCGCACTTCTACAGGATCGATATCTTGTGCGTATAAATTCTTGCCATAGTAAAAAATTTTACCTTCTGCCCGAAATGATTCAATCAAATCGTTAAGACGGTTATAGCAGCGTAACAAAGTACTTTTGCCACAACCAGAAGGGCCAATAAAAGCTGTCACCTTATTTTTGGGAATATCTAGCCAAATGTTCTGTAAAGCCAGAAATTTACCGTAGTAAACGTTTAAATTTTCTGTCTTCAGAACGGTTTCGGTACTGTTTGCTGTACTGGTGTTAGTAGCCATAAATGGTCTGGTGTAAGTTTTAGGAATGGCAGATTAAGCTTTTTGGCGAGTAGCCCAACGAGCAATGATACTGGTGATGAGAACCATCAACACCAAAATCAAAGATGCCGCCCAGGCTAATGATTGCCAATTTTTAAACGGAGAAATTGCAAAGTTGTAAACCAAAACAGCTAGAGAAGCTGTGGGTTTAAATAAGCTATCAGGCCAAAATGGAGAAAATAGAGCAGTAAACAACAGAGGCGCAGTTTCTCCAGCAGCGCGGGCGATAGCTAAAGTTGCTCCTGTGACAATTGCCGGTATGGCAGATGGCAGAACAACTTGTGTTACCGTTTGAAATTTAGTAGCTCCTAAGCCTACAGATGCTTGCCGTAAATCTTGTGAAACTAACTGTAAAGATTCATCAGTAGTTCTGACGATAATCGGTAGCATCAAAATTGCTAGGGCAAATCCTCCGCCCAGAGCAGAATATGAACCTAGATTGAGTTTGACTAGTGTGAGAACCACAATCCCGTAGGCAAATACACCAGCAATGATTGAAGGAACTCCACTGAGAATATTAGTCGCAAATCTTACCCATCTTGCTATTTTACCAGAACTGAACTCTGTTAAATAAATTGCTGCGGTCACACCGACTGGAACACTAATTAATGCGCCGATACCTACCATTAGTAGTGTTCCCAAAATGGCATTACCAAAACCTCCACCTTGTCTGAGAGGTGCAGGTGGTAGCTCAACAAAGATACTTAGATTCAGGCTGCTAAAACCTTGAATGAGAACATAAGAGAGTACTGCCAACAGAGGTAAAAGTGCCAATCCTCCGCAGACAAATGCTACTCCCGTCATGAACGTGTTAAACAGTGTCCGTCCGGACATGGAGTCACGAGTTAAACTTCTCTCAGGAAAATGAGCAGTCATAATTCAAACCACCACTAAGCTATATTCGCTTGACTCGGAGAACAATGTACTCGGCCAAAATGTTGACTATCAGAGTCAAAACAAATAAAACCAAGGCAGCATACATAAGAGCTGCTACTTGCAAACCACTAGCTTCCGAGAACTGGTTTGCCAGCAAAGAAGAAATTGTATTGGCAGGTGCTAGTAAGGAGGCGCTGATCTTGTTGGAGTTACCAATCAACATTGTCACAGCCATTGTTTCTCCCATTGCTCGGCCTAGCGCTAGCATGACGGCGCTGACGATACCAGAAAATGCCGAGGGAATCAAAACTTGTAAAATCGTTTCCCAACGTGTTGCACCTAAACCCAAAGATGCTTGACGCAAACTAGGAGGTACGGAAATCAACGCATCACGAGATATAGCTGTGATAATTGGCAAAGTCATGATTGCCAGGATAACTCCCGCCGGTAACATTCCCGGCCCAGTGGGAGGAGTACTAAAAATTGGTAACCAGCCCAAAGTACTATTGAGCCATCTTCCCAAATTAGTTAAAATCGGCACTAGAACAAATATGCCCCAGACTCCGTAGACAACGCTGGGAATAGCCGCCAGTAATTCGACTAAAAAAACCAGTACAATACGTACCTTACCTGGAAGAAAGTCTTCGCTTAATAAGACAGCCGTACCTACACCGATGGGTATAGCCAGCAGTAACCCAATAAAAGAACTCACCAAAGTTCCATAAACTTGAGGTAATACCCCATAATCATCTTTGACTGGGTTCCAAGCAGTACTGGCTAAAAAGCCAGCGCCAAATTTTTGGATAGCAGGCCAAGAATCAACAGTGACTTGCAGTGCTATCCATAATAGAGTCCCAGCGATCGCTAGCGCAAAAACCCTAGTCATCCAAACAAAGCTTCGGTCTAGCGTTCTGTCTATTTCAGAGCGACTTTTGATTGCTGATTGCAAACTTTCAGAGTTTGTAGCCATGACTACCGACTATAGTGATTAGATCAAAAAAAAATGTGAGAAGCAACCAGATTAATTAAAGTTGTCGCTGTCCTGAACTTGTGTAAGTGTTAATGCCTGTTAAGCGACAAAACGATTAAACGAGTCAATCACTGAATCTATGTTGCCTCTAATGGGAAATTTGCTTAGAAGCTACTTACTGGCGCTGGTATTACCACCAACAGCAATTTTGTAGTCTGGGCTAATTTGATCAGCCGCCGCCGCCACCTTGGCAATGACATTTTGTGGTAAGGGAACATATCCTAATTCAGCCGCAATTTTTTGTCCATCAGTCAAGCCGTACTCAACAATAGCTTCGACTGCTTTGGCTTTTGCGGGGTCGGAATATTTTTTGTAGGTCAACAGCCAGGTGTAAGTGACGATAGGATAAGAATCTGCACCTTCTGGATCAGAGATAAAGGCCCGGAGGTCTGCTGGTAGAGTCACTGATTCTAGAGTTTTAGAGGCTGACTCTTCTGTCGGTACAACAAATTTACCACCTTTATTTTCTAAAGATGCAAACTTGAGGTTATTTTGTTTAGCATAGCCGTACTCAACATAACCAATTGAACCTTGGGTTTGTTGAATCTGGGCTGTGACACCTTCATTCCCTTTCGCACCAACTCCTACAGGCCAGCTAACAGTCTTACCATCGCCAACTTTGCTTTTCCACTCTGGACTGATAGCACTGAGATGCTTGGTAAATACGCCTGTAGTACCGCTACCATCAGAACGATACACAACTGTAATCGGCTGATTAGGCAGATTTACACCTGGGTTAGCATCAGTAATTTTCTTGTCATTCCAGGTTTTAATCTTGCCCAATAAAATATCTGTGTACACTGCCCGTGGTAGTTTCAGTTCTCCTGTCACTTCCGGCAAGTTGTAAGATAAGACAATGCTACCAGCCGTCATTGGTAGTAAAATGACACCTTTATCGGCGGGGACTTTGGTAATTTCTTCGTCCTTCATCGCTACGTCGCTAGCGCCAAAGTCAACAGTACCTTTGATAAATTGCTCAACTCCAGCACCGCTACCAACTGATTGATAGTTGACTTGCAAATTTGGATATTTTTTGTTTACATCTGTGAACCAACTTTGATATAGCGGTGCAGGAAAAGATGCACCAGCACCAGTTAATGATACATTGCCACCAAGATCCAATTTTCCTGGGCTAGAGGCTGTAGCATCTTTAGCAGTACCAGATGAAGTATCTTTGGTAGTTGTATCGTTAGAGGCTTGCTGTCCACCACAAGCGGCTAAACTCATTGTCAGTGCTAATGCTGAGACTGCTACCGAAAGACGGTTATTTTTTATTCTCTGTAGACGTGAAAGCATTGCTATCTGTTTTGGGAAATTTTTATATGGGCGCTTCTAAGCTACCCTTTATGAGTAGGTGTTAAGGTTAACCAAAGGTTAAGAAAGCAAAAAAATATATTTTTCTTACACATATTATTTAAGTTTCTTTATATTATACGTGATAAAATTTATACTTCAACCATAGCTCAAAGCGCAAGAGATTAAATGTCTTTTTGTGTAGTCTTGATAAATAATGCCTATACTGGTTGCTGTTAGTTTTTCCTTGTGCCTCATATCATAATGTTCGCCGCTTCCAATCAATTACTATGGTCAATGATCGGTTTGCTCTTAACAATGGGTGGAACCTTTCTAGAAGCCCATAGCATTACCTTTCCTTGGAGTTGGAGTCTGCACGGAATCCAAACTGTTTCTTTAGGTGTCACTTATCAAGTTGGTGCGGTGCTACTAGTAGGCTGTTTAGGTGGTAAAAATGCTGGTGCGCTTTCACAGATTGCCTATTTAGTCATGGGATTAACTTTATTACCTGTGTTTTCTGATGGTGGCGGTAATATTGGTTATGTGAAGGTATCTCAGTTTGGCTATCTGCTGGGTTTTGTTCCTGGCGCTTGGATTTGTGGCTTACTAGCTTTTAAAGCGAGACCTAGACTAGAAACTCTCAGCTTTAGCTGTATTTGTGGCTTATTGAGTATACATCTGTGCGGAATTACTTATTTGATCCTCAGATATTTGTTGCATTGGCAAGCCACAGAAAGCTTAACTTTGATGCAAGAAATTTTTAGATACTCTTGGTTAGCAATTCCCGGACAATTAGCTGTAGTCTGTGCTGTGTCCGTAGTAGCATATGTGTTGCGACACTTGATGTTTTATTAGTCAATGGTCAATAGTCAATAGTCAATGGTCATTGGTCATTGGTAAAACTCTTACCCAATACCCAATACCCAATACCCAATACCCATTACCCATTACCCAATACCCATTACCCAATACCCATTACCCGTTCCCTATTCCCCATTATCATGCGTTTTAAAAATCGCCTTTTTTGGATAGCTGCCTTTATTGCTTTTTTCTTAGACCAAATGACAAAGTACTGGGTAGTGCAAACCTTTAGCATAGGACAGACACTGCCGATTTTACCTGGGATATTTCACTTTACCTATGTGACTAATACAGGTGCGGCGTTTAGTTTGTTGAGTGGGAAAGTAGAATGGCTACGCTGGCTATCTTTAGCAGTGAGTTTAATGTTGATAGCGTTAGCGTTGTTTGGACAAGCCTTGAATCGATGGGATCAGTTGGGCTATGGTTTTGTCTTGGGTGGGGCGATGGGGAATGGGATTGATAGATTTGTTTTAGGTTATGTTGTTGATTTTCTAGATTTTCGCTTAATTAACTTTGCTGTATTTAATGTGGCAGATTCATTTATTAGTATCGGTATTGTTTGCTTGCTGATTGCTTCTTTACAAAAGACACCTACTTCCAATCGTCGCCAGAGATAAAACTGTTGCTGGGTGGGGATGTTTTTGAGCAAAAGAAAGGGCTGGGTTAAACTGTTCCCTAGCCCTTGCTTTTGTAGAGGCTTTGATTAAACCTGATACTCTAACTCTTAGTTACCAGTGGTAGGAGTTTTGGGTACACCGGATTCTGGAGTTTTAATTGGTGAATTGTTATTGGGAGTTGGAGTTAAACTGCCAGGATTATCTGATGGAGGTAGATTATTACCTGGTGCAGGAGTTGGAGTTTCGGAACTGCTATCAGGTGTAGTTAAGTTATTAGTACCTGGTTTGGGGGTGGGAGTTTCCGAACTACCGCCAGGTGTTGGTAGAGTTGTACCACCTGGTACTGGAGTTATGGTTTCGGAATTACCGCCGGGTGTTGGTAGAGTTGTACCACTGGGAGTGGGAGTGGGAGTGGGAGTTTCGGAACTACCGCCTGGGGTTGGTAGGTTTGTGCCACCTGGGGCTGGGGTTGTAGTTTCGGAACTGCCGCCGGGGGTTGGTAGAGTTGTATTGTCGGGAGTAGTGGTTTCAGTAGGTTTAGTTTCTACTGTTGTATTTTCAGGGTTGGGAGTGTTGGGTTTGGCTGCGTTATTGCCTTCACAACGAGAATTTAGAGGAAAACGCTCACACAGAATTTTGAATCCTTCTGGTGATAGCTTGATTTCCGTTGCTGAACCTGTGGATGAATCACTAGATTGAGCTATTTGGGATTTACTGGACTGGGCAGCAGCAATGTTAGCTGTGAGAGCTAAAGTCAAAGCTGTACCTATCAAAGTCAGAGATTTTCCCTTCATTCTGAACTTAACCTCAACGGAAACGGAACACTCGCACCATTAAATCAGACAATAGGACTTTAGAAAATCTTCCTAAATGAAGATGTTTTCTTTTGTTGAAAATTATGTGTATATGTTAAAGCGACCGAATGAGAATTAGTTATATATAGATGAGAGGTTTTTAAACATACAGAAATGATGTGGTTAAAGATAGCGATCGCCTAGCTCAAACATTAGTTAAAATAAGCTTTCCCAAAATTACAGAGCAAAATTTTCTCTGTAGATAAAAGTCATATCATTAACAAAGTGAATTTACTGGAAAGTGATAATTTTGGTGTAAGATTAAGTTGGGAATAATTCCGTATAGCCAATTTATTTTTTGGCTTAAGAGTAAAATAATGAAAGACCAGTGTTGAGATTGGTATGCACCCAAATCTTCGCTCAATTTTTCGCTCATAAATGGTGATGTGAATAGCCGATGAATTCCCCCCAACCCCCTCACAAGCCACAAACGTTAATTGGTCAACTGACACAAGCGGTACATACAATTCAAGCTAGGGTTGATTTCTCCAAGTTAGCGCTCAAGCCGAATGCCAAAGTACCGGAACTTTGGGTGCAGGATGCGGGGGCGGATAAAGCAGAAGTGTATCCGCTACTGGGCGATCGCTATGTACTAGGTCGCAGTTCCAAATCCTCTGATATAGTGGTGCGTAACCCGGTTGTCAGCCAAATTCACTTGTCATTGTCACGGGATTCTAGTCAACGTACCCCAGTTTTTATCATCAAGGATGAAAACTCGACTAATGGCATCTATCGTGGTAAGCGAAGGGTTAATACTCTAGAATTACGTCACGGCGACATTCTGACTCTGGGGCCGCCAGAATTGGCTGCTTCAGTTCGTCTACAGTATGTTGATCCACCACCTTGGTATTTTAAAGCGGCAACTTGGGCTGGTTATGGTGTAGCAGGTGTCAGCGCTTTGTTGGGATTGGTAATTGGTGTCGAATCCCTAAAATTTTCAGTCAAACCCTTACCTACAGCCACTCGCGCCCCGGTAGTTGTCTATGCCCGTGATGGTAGTACACCTTTACGTGAACCCAGAACTACGGCTCACGTAGATATGAAGCGGTTAGAAGATTTTGGTCGTTATTTACCTGCGGCGGTGGTCGCTTCGGAAGACAGCCGTTATTATTGGCACATTGGTGTTGATCCTCTGGGAATTTTACGAGCAGTACTGATCAACAGTCGCAGTGGTGATGTGCAGCAAGGAGCCAGTACAATTACGCAGCAAGTCGCTCGGAGTTTGTTTCGTGATTATGTAGGTAGACAAGATTCCTTGGGACGAAAATTAAGAGAAGCAGTTGTGGCCCTGAAGCTAGAAGCTTTTTACAGCAAAGATGAGGTTTTGCTGACTTACCTAAATCGTGTCTTTTTAGGCGCTGATACATCTGGCTTTGAGGATGCAGCCCAGTATTATTTTGGTAAATCGGCTAAAGAGTTATCCTTGGCAGAAGCAGCAACATTAGTAGGGATTTTACCTGCACCTAACGCTTTTGATTTTTGTGGAGATGGCCCGAATAAATTAGATGCAGCAGATTACCGTAATCGAGTGATTAAGCGGATGCTGGAAATGGGCAAAATCACTCCAGAGGAAGCAAACCGGGGGAGAAGATCCACAGTCCAAGTTAGCCCTAAAGTTTGTGAACAACAAGCCAAAACAATAGCCCCGTACTTTTACAACTATGTATTTCAAGAACTAGAGTCAATTTTGGGTGAAGGTGCAGCCAGAGAAGGTAACTACATCATCGAAACGCAACTTGATTTGAGTTTTCAAGCCCAAGCCGAATCAGCACTGAGGAATACAGTTAATAATGCAGGTTCGAGTTTTGGCTTTTCCCAAGGGGCGCTGGTGACACTGGACTCCAGAACTGGTGCTATTTTGGCAATGGTAGGCGGAACTGATTATAAAAAAAGTCAGTTCAATCGGGCGGTGCAAGCCCAAAGACAACCTGGTTCTACTTTTAAAATTTTTGCTTACACAGCAGCGCTGTTACAGGGCATACCAGCGTCTAAGAGTTATTCTTGTGCGCCTTTGACTTGGCAAGGTTTTACTTATAGGCCTTGTCGTTCTGGTGCGGGTGGGAGTTTGGATATTGCTACAGGACTGGCGCTTTCAGAAAATCCCATCGCTTTAAGAGTTGCTAGAGAGGTAGGACTGGATAAGGTGGTATCAATGGCGCAGCGTTTGGGAGTCAAGTCATCCCTTGATCCTGTACCTGGGTTAGTTTTGGGTCAAAGTGTGGTCAACGTGTTGGAAATGACTGGTGCTTTTGGGGCTATTGGCAATCGTGGTGTGTCTAATCCACCCCATGCCATTAGTAGAATTTTAGACAGTAGTGAGTGTAGCGATCGCAATGATTTAAAAACCTGTCGGGTGATTTATTCTTTTGACCAAAATCCCGAAGCCAACAAACAAGCCATCCCTCAAGCTATAGCTGATGAGATGACTGATTTGATGCAAGGGGTAGTTACTAGAGGAACTGGGCGCAGTGCCGCCATCGGTGAAGGGGAAGCGGGTAAAACTGGCACAACCAATGACAACGTGGATTTGTGGTTTATTGGTTTTATTCCCAGTCGCCGTTTGGTAACTGGTATTTGGCTAGGAAATGATAATAACTCGCCGACATCCGGTAGTAGCGCTCAAGCAGCTCAGTTGTGGGGTAATTATATGGGGAGAATTACCAGATAGAGAAATTCCATAGTTCAAAAGGACTTCAAGGCTTTTTGAACTAACTTAACGTGAGTTCGACAAGTTTTTTTGACCTCTCCCCCAGCCCCTCTCTCTTGAAAAGTTCTGATGCCTGCGGTAAGCCGCAAAGCGTCTACGCCGGTTCGCCGTAAGACGTTCCCGCAGGGCTGGCTACAGACTTTTCGCTCCGACTCACAGAGGGGAGCAAAGAGCATCAGATATCAAGGAAAAATTAAGCTTTCAAAGCCTCTCTCCTTGTAGCTACGGTGTACACACAAGTGCTATTTACAAGCGTTTCAAGCCTTATATAGCCCAATACGGTTCAGTTAGAGGAACGTAGGCGTAAGCCTTCTCGAAGAGTAACCCAACATTTTCGCGGATTTGTTGGGTTTCACTTCGTACCCTTCTCCTGTCGGAGACGCTACCGCGAACGGGAAGCAAGCTACAACCCAACCTGCTCAAGACAGTTATAATGTTGTTCTCCTGAGAGGAAATCTGGGAACTGATTTTTCTAATTTATGATCACAATAACAAGTTAATAACTGCCAAATTATGAATTGGAGCAACTGGGGATATCTCGGAGTAGGATTATTACTGGGAATGGGTGGGCGTTGGTTATTTCCACGGGCTGCCAATAGTAGTGTTAATCGCTCTCCAGCAAAACCAACAGAACAACAGAATACACAACAACTACTGCAAGAACTCCAGCAGACACAACTGGCCTATGAGATGGCGTTGCAAACGAGTCAGTTTCAAGCGGGTTTCTTGGCACGTACTACCCACGAATTGCGATCGCCTTTAAATGGTTTAATTGGGTTACATCAATTAATTTTGTCTGATTTATGTGAAGATCCTGCCGAAGAACGCGAATTTATTGGTCAAGCTCACGAACGAGCCTTGAAACTGCTACATCTGCTGGATGAAATCTTAAATGTAGCGAAAATAGAACATGGCAATAATCGATTAGATATTCAACCCAAATCTTTAGTTGAGATTTTACAAGAAGTCTATAACTTAACTTATATGCTGGCGGTAGATCGCAATTTAAAGTTGCAAGTTTTATCCCCAGATGCAGAAATTTATGTGTTGACAGATCCCCGGTGGCTCAAGCAAGTGTTACTGAATTTAGTAGACACGGCTATTGCACAAATGAAGGAAGGCAGTATTGATATTTCCACCAGCCTTGCACCTACAAGTAATGATATTTATATTTGGCTAGATTTACCCACTCACGCCTTACCAATGAGTGAATCAATGGATTTACTCCAATTGACACAGTCATCTGCACCAACTGATAAAAACCCAGCAGCTTTATCACCAAGCATGAAGTTGTTACTCAATCAAAAACTGCTGGCTGTGATGGGAGGAAAGTTAGAAATCCTCCCATTACCCAATTCTCCAGAAACAGAAGCACAAACTAGACTCCAGTTGTCTATCCCCCTAGCGATTCCTGAAGCTGAATTTCCGCAGTAGCCAGAGAGTTAATTTTTTCATTATGTAGCACCATCGTGGTGTTGCTATTAACTTGGAAACCTATTTTTTCATAAAACCTCTGTTGGTGGGTAGTCATCAGATAGACTCGCTCAACCCATCGCATCCGGGGATGAGCTAAGACAGTCTCGACTAATTTACTTCCCAACCCTTTATCACGATAGTCTGGATGAATCACGACATCCCAAATTGTGGCTCGATAAATCCCATCGGAAGTAGCTCTAGCAAAACCAATCAGCCGTTCTCGATCCCAAACAGAGATTACCGGATCGCTGTTAGCAATGGCTATGCCCAAATCTTCAATACTGCGTCCTTTAGCCCAATCAGCTGAAATATTTAATAATTCTTGGAGTTGATAAAGGTCTACTTTAGACTGGGGATGTTCGCAAAATTGAATCTGAGAATAGTTCATTTATATACGCTCCAACGTGGCAGTATTGTGACTGTCTTTAAGAATTATTCTCCTAAAAATTACTGGTTAAGTGTATATATATGCAACTGTTGCACAGAGAGAATAGGTATTGCAATACAGTTCGATCAACGGGAAAAAGGTAATTGTTGGGTACATGAGCGAAAATATTTACAGTCATTGCGAGCGTTCGCAATGACATTAACCGAACCGTATTGATAGATTTTGGTGAGTTTGAGAAATAAAAAAGGTAACTCTGAACAATCAGAATTACCCTAATTTTATTTTTTAATTTTCTGCTCTGGCAAACTAAGCAAAAGCGGCAGTTTTCACATCATTATTGGACAGAATCTCTTGCAACTCGTCTGCATCTACGGTTTCTTTATCCACCAGCATTTGCGCGATTTGGTCAAGGATGTGGCGATTATTTACCAGCACTTCTTTAGCGCGGGTGTAGGCTGTGTCTACCAGCTTGCGGACTTCTTCATCAATAGCAGCAGCTGTCTCTTCTGAGAAATCACGCTCTGACATGATGTCACGTCCCAGGAACATATTACCTTGTTGACGACCAAGGGCAACTGGGCCTAATTTATCGCTCATGCCGAATCTGGTAATCATTTGGCGAGCGACACGGGCGACTTGTTGTAAGTCGTTGGAAGCACCTGTAGTTACTTCTTCATCACCAAAGATTAATTCTTCCGCAATCCGACCACCCAAAGCTACAGCCATTTGGTTTTCCAGATAAGCACGGCTGTACAACCCTGTATCCATGCGGTCTTCGCTGGGGGTGAACCAAGTTAGACCACCTGCACGCCCACGGGGGATGATGCTGATTTTTTGCACTGGGTCGTAGTCGGGCATCAATGCACCAACCAAAGCGTGACCAGCTTCGTGATAAGCTACTAAAACTTTGCGTTT
Coding sequences within it:
- a CDS encoding GNAT family N-acetyltransferase, translating into MNYSQIQFCEHPQSKVDLYQLQELLNISADWAKGRSIEDLGIAIANSDPVISVWDRERLIGFARATSDGIYRATIWDVVIHPDYRDKGLGSKLVETVLAHPRMRWVERVYLMTTHQQRFYEKIGFQVNSNTTMVLHNEKINSLATAEIQLQESLGG